The proteins below come from a single Agrococcus beijingensis genomic window:
- a CDS encoding CYTH and CHAD domain-containing protein, with translation MTSRHREIETKLEAPAEARVPTLAGTGTIVVADEPVEHDLEATYFDTEARALAAAGISLRRRTGGDDAGWHLKVPIGEGVRDELREPLGRATKTVPEPLRSAVHLWSRGEPLVPVARLQTHRAVHRLRDADGRVLVEIADDAVVARSPVDSTTTTAWCEWEVEAVEGGRDDVDAVVQQLLAVGATPAASASKLARALAGGTAPPAPEPEPALDAQSSAEDVLAAALAEQVDELRRRDPLVRLAADGAVHRMRVASRRLRSLLATFRPLLDRARTDPLRDELRWFAGVLGAARDAEVQCARLAALVAEQPVELVMGAVGQRIDDALRARHRQALGAAHAAMRSERYLALMDDLQRLATAPPWAGASGGSPQDGTGGSPQGGSGGSPQDALRSRVRREHRRTRRRVEAATAAPAAERDALLHEARKAAKRARYAAEALVPVAGREARRAAKAAKRVQQALGEQHDTVVARSLLRELGVQAHLDGDSAFTFGLLHAREHERAAASEAAFERAWARLRRKRVRRWLQ, from the coding sequence ATGACGAGCCGCCATCGCGAGATCGAGACGAAGCTCGAGGCGCCCGCGGAGGCGCGCGTGCCGACGCTGGCGGGCACCGGAACGATCGTCGTCGCCGACGAGCCCGTCGAGCACGACCTCGAGGCGACGTACTTCGACACCGAGGCGCGGGCGCTGGCGGCGGCGGGCATCTCGCTGCGGCGCCGCACGGGCGGCGACGACGCCGGCTGGCACCTGAAGGTGCCCATCGGCGAGGGCGTGCGCGACGAGCTGCGCGAGCCGCTCGGCCGCGCGACGAAGACCGTGCCGGAGCCGCTGCGCAGCGCCGTGCACCTGTGGTCGCGCGGCGAGCCGCTGGTGCCGGTCGCTCGGCTGCAGACGCACCGGGCTGTGCATCGTCTTCGCGACGCCGACGGCCGCGTGCTCGTCGAGATCGCCGACGACGCCGTCGTCGCCCGGTCGCCCGTCGACAGCACCACGACGACCGCATGGTGCGAGTGGGAGGTCGAGGCGGTCGAGGGCGGTCGCGACGACGTCGACGCGGTCGTGCAGCAGCTGCTCGCCGTGGGCGCGACGCCCGCGGCCTCTGCGTCGAAGCTCGCCCGCGCGCTGGCCGGGGGCACCGCACCGCCGGCCCCCGAGCCCGAGCCTGCCCTCGACGCGCAGAGCTCCGCCGAGGACGTGCTGGCGGCCGCGCTCGCCGAGCAGGTCGACGAGCTCCGTCGCCGAGACCCGCTCGTGCGGCTCGCGGCCGACGGCGCCGTGCACCGGATGCGGGTCGCCTCGCGACGGCTGCGCAGCCTGCTCGCCACCTTCCGGCCGCTGCTCGACCGCGCGCGGACCGATCCGCTGCGCGACGAGCTGCGCTGGTTCGCCGGTGTGCTCGGCGCGGCCCGCGATGCCGAGGTGCAGTGCGCGCGGCTCGCCGCGCTCGTCGCCGAGCAGCCGGTCGAGCTGGTCATGGGCGCCGTCGGGCAGCGCATCGACGACGCCCTGCGCGCACGCCACCGGCAGGCGCTCGGTGCGGCGCACGCCGCGATGCGCTCGGAGCGCTACCTGGCGCTCATGGACGACCTGCAGCGGCTGGCGACCGCGCCGCCGTGGGCGGGTGCGTCGGGCGGCAGCCCGCAGGATGGGACGGGCGGCAGCCCGCAGGGCGGGTCGGGCGGCAGCCCGCAGGATGCGCTGCGCTCTCGCGTGCGACGTGAGCACCGGCGCACGCGCCGTCGGGTCGAGGCGGCGACCGCGGCCCCAGCGGCCGAGCGCGACGCGCTGCTCCACGAGGCGCGCAAGGCCGCGAAGCGCGCCCGCTACGCCGCCGAGGCGCTGGTGCCGGTGGCGGGCCGCGAGGCTCGGCGCGCAGCGAAGGCGGCGAAGCGCGTGCAGCAGGCGCTCGGCGAGCAGCATGACACGGTCGTCGCCCGGTCGCTGCTGCGCGAGCTGGGCGTGCAGGCGCACCTCGACGGCGACAGCGCGTTCACCTTCGGCCTGCTGCACGCGCGCGAGCACGAGCGCGCCGCGGCGAGCGAGGCGGCGTTCGAGCGCGCCTGGGCGAGGCTGCGGCGCAAGCGCGTGCGGCGCTGGCTGCAGTGA